From Coriobacteriaceae bacterium, a single genomic window includes:
- the prfA gene encoding peptide chain release factor 1, with protein sequence MRDKLEKIIKAYEELEKKLSDPAVASDIKEFTRLNKEYAHQSDLIAASREYIGALDDIEAAKEMLRDTTDADEKEMLQMDISENEEKLPQLEEDIKYMLIPSDPNDDKNTIVEIRSAAGGDEAAIFAGDLYKMYQRFCESRGWKTTVLDSSPSEAGGFKSIEFKVEGDRVYSVMKFESGVHRVQRVPKTESQGRIQTSTATVAVLPEAEEIDVQINQSDLRIDTYCASGPGGQCVNTTYSAVRITHLPTNTVVQSQEQRSQIQNREVCMQMLRARLYEMELEKQQAELGAERQSQIGHGNRSEKIRTYNQPQDRVTDHRIGFNSTYNGVLLGDQLGTVIEALAAAERAEKLAQAV encoded by the coding sequence ATGCGCGACAAGCTCGAAAAGATCATCAAGGCCTACGAGGAGCTCGAGAAGAAGCTCTCCGACCCCGCCGTTGCCTCCGACATCAAGGAGTTCACGCGCCTCAACAAGGAGTACGCGCACCAGTCCGACCTCATCGCCGCCTCGCGCGAGTACATCGGCGCGCTCGATGACATCGAGGCCGCCAAGGAGATGCTCCGCGACACCACCGATGCGGACGAGAAGGAGATGCTCCAGATGGACATATCCGAGAACGAGGAGAAGCTTCCCCAGCTCGAGGAAGACATCAAATACATGCTCATCCCGAGCGACCCCAACGACGACAAGAATACCATCGTCGAGATCCGCTCCGCCGCCGGTGGCGACGAGGCAGCCATCTTTGCCGGCGACCTCTACAAGATGTATCAGCGCTTCTGCGAGTCGCGCGGCTGGAAGACCACCGTGCTTGACTCCAGCCCCAGCGAGGCCGGCGGCTTTAAGTCCATCGAGTTCAAGGTCGAGGGCGACCGCGTCTACTCCGTCATGAAGTTCGAGTCCGGCGTGCACCGCGTCCAACGCGTCCCCAAGACCGAGTCCCAGGGCCGTATCCAGACCTCCACGGCAACCGTCGCCGTACTTCCCGAGGCCGAGGAGATCGACGTCCAGATCAACCAGTCCGACCTGCGCATCGACACCTACTGCGCTTCGGGCCCTGGCGGTCAGTGCGTTAACACCACCTACTCCGCCGTGCGTATCACCCACCTGCCCACCAACACCGTGGTGCAGTCGCAGGAGCAGCGCTCCCAGATTCAGAACCGCGAGGTCTGCATGCAGATGCTGCGCGCCCGTCTGTACGAGATGGAGCTTGAGAAGCAGCAGGCTGAGCTTGGCGCCGAGCGCCAGAGCCAGATCGGCCATGGTAACCGTTCCGAGAAGATCCGCACCTACAACCAGCCCCAGGACCGCGTGACCGATCACCGCATCGGTTTCAACTCCACCTACAACGGCGTCCTTCTGGGCGACCAACTCGGCACCGTCATCGAGGCGCTCGCCGCCGCCGAGCGAGCCGAGAAGCTGGCACAGGCTGTTTAG
- the atpF gene encoding F0F1 ATP synthase subunit B, translated as MNLSSQKSAIALSASAAALLMPVSAFAEDGAAGADILIPKMAEFIPALIAFLIIWIVLAKVALPGIMKTMEERGKKIEESLDEAEKTKQEAIAKRAESDSIVTDARRQAADIVLEARKDAESERARIIEAAHKEAEEIIAKAHTTVEDERKSIYAGAASSIADLSVAVATKIVGEALEDEGEQKKLIERYIQEAGSLNAD; from the coding sequence ATGAATCTTTCATCCCAGAAGAGCGCGATCGCACTCTCCGCGTCCGCGGCCGCGCTGCTCATGCCGGTTTCCGCGTTCGCCGAGGACGGCGCTGCCGGTGCGGACATCCTCATCCCTAAGATGGCGGAGTTCATTCCGGCGCTTATCGCCTTCCTGATCATCTGGATCGTGCTGGCCAAGGTCGCCCTGCCGGGCATCATGAAAACCATGGAGGAGCGCGGCAAGAAGATCGAGGAGAGCCTCGACGAGGCCGAGAAGACCAAGCAGGAGGCTATCGCCAAGCGCGCTGAGTCTGACTCGATCGTCACCGACGCCCGTCGTCAGGCTGCCGACATCGTTCTCGAGGCCCGTAAGGACGCCGAGTCCGAGCGCGCCCGTATCATCGAGGCTGCTCACAAGGAGGCCGAGGAGATCATCGCCAAGGCCCACACGACCGTCGAGGACGAGCGCAAGTCCATCTACGCCGGTGCCGCGAGCTCCATCGCCGACCTGTCCGTTGCTGTCGCCACCAAGATCGTGGGCGAGGCACTCGAGGACGAGGGCGAGCAGAAGAAGCTCATCGAGCGCTACATCCAGGAAGCAGGTAGCCTGAATGCCGACTAG
- a CDS encoding peptide chain release factor N(5)-glutamine methyltransferase — protein sequence MANEIWTIKRCLEWTKEYLAERGEEHPRLSAEWLLCAATGLARIDLYMRMDETLDAAQLETMHAAVVRRAKGEPLQYITGSTQFRMIDVACAPGVLIPRPETEMLVEEVLNYLDAEVLSPEAAARQRVELPWNDEVEQARKAEAALADERATAERRAANLTAADEAALGSDVLGSRAYAEELADREAEEAAVRAAEAETVETPEPELDEYGIAIEGNDQQTTPAQDAAEANVSAPAEPRIARVLEVGCGTGCISLSLAWERRGHVTCTATDIEPRAIDLATKNRDALGLTSDEVAFSLTNLVSSIPREEWGTFDVLVSNPPYIPSDVMRSLPHEVKDFEPDLALEGGADGLDIFRRLLNAAPYMLRAGGLFACELYEGALDAAAELCRQAGLSDVRIVHDLTDRPRIVRAIVTEPKQRI from the coding sequence ATGGCAAACGAGATCTGGACCATCAAGCGTTGTCTCGAGTGGACCAAGGAGTACCTGGCCGAGCGCGGCGAGGAGCACCCCCGTCTTTCTGCCGAGTGGCTGCTGTGCGCAGCTACGGGTCTGGCGCGCATCGACTTATATATGCGCATGGACGAGACGCTCGACGCAGCGCAGCTCGAGACCATGCACGCGGCCGTCGTCCGTCGCGCGAAGGGCGAGCCGCTGCAGTACATCACCGGTAGCACGCAGTTTCGCATGATCGACGTCGCGTGCGCCCCTGGCGTGCTCATCCCGCGCCCCGAGACCGAGATGCTCGTCGAAGAAGTCCTGAACTACCTGGATGCCGAGGTGCTGAGCCCCGAGGCCGCCGCCCGCCAGCGCGTGGAGCTGCCTTGGAACGATGAGGTCGAACAGGCTCGCAAAGCCGAGGCGGCGCTGGCCGACGAGCGCGCGACCGCCGAGCGCCGTGCTGCCAACCTGACGGCCGCCGATGAGGCTGCGCTGGGTAGCGACGTGCTCGGTAGCCGCGCCTATGCCGAGGAGCTTGCCGATCGCGAGGCCGAGGAAGCCGCCGTGCGGGCGGCAGAAGCAGAGACCGTGGAAACCCCCGAGCCCGAGCTCGACGAATACGGCATCGCCATTGAGGGCAACGACCAACAGACGACTCCCGCGCAAGATGCCGCCGAGGCCAACGTATCTGCCCCAGCCGAGCCCCGCATCGCCCGCGTTCTCGAGGTCGGCTGCGGCACGGGCTGCATCTCGCTCTCGCTTGCCTGGGAGCGTCGCGGCCACGTCACCTGCACTGCTACCGATATCGAGCCGCGCGCCATCGACCTTGCTACCAAAAACCGCGATGCGCTTGGCCTCACGTCCGACGAGGTCGCCTTCAGCCTCACGAACCTGGTGAGCTCCATTCCCCGCGAAGAGTGGGGCACCTTTGACGTACTCGTCTCCAACCCGCCCTACATCCCCAGCGATGTCATGCGCTCGCTGCCGCACGAGGTCAAGGACTTTGAGCCCGATCTGGCGCTCGAGGGCGGTGCCGACGGCCTCGATATCTTCCGCCGCCTGCTCAACGCGGCGCCCTACATGTTGCGCGCCGGCGGCCTCTTTGCCTGCGAGCTCTACGAGGGTGCGCTCGACGCTGCGGCCGAGCTCTGTCGCCAGGCAGGCCTTTCGGACGTGCGTATCGTCCACGACCTCACCGATCGTCCCCGCATCGTTCGAGCCATCGTCACCGAGCCCAAACAGCGTATTTAA
- the atpB gene encoding F0F1 ATP synthase subunit A: MEIFEKLPDEINHLVSEFSSTPVVGDLSCGITQYSFWLIVSTIVLLIVLAVFKKKQTLVPKGFFVNGFEYIIEYVENDIGKGVVGENWKKHFPFLCSLFLFILINNMIGLIPGMKPGTGAIGSTAALAIFAFVYFIYYGCKAHGVIGYIKSLAPQGVSFPMNVLVWVVELFSTFLRLITLAVRLFCNMFAGHVVMGSFAIMASMFMQPLLQQVSAAHAVGALPSLAWLAILILIYAIELVVGAIQAYVFTVLTAVYVSEAEEVAEEE; encoded by the coding sequence GTGGAAATTTTTGAAAAGCTGCCTGATGAGATTAATCATCTGGTCAGCGAGTTCAGCTCCACCCCTGTCGTGGGCGATCTGAGCTGCGGCATCACGCAGTACTCGTTTTGGCTGATCGTCTCCACGATCGTGCTCCTGATCGTCCTGGCCGTGTTCAAGAAGAAGCAGACCCTAGTTCCCAAGGGCTTCTTCGTCAACGGTTTCGAGTACATCATCGAGTACGTCGAGAACGATATCGGCAAGGGCGTCGTGGGTGAGAACTGGAAGAAGCACTTCCCGTTCCTGTGCTCGCTTTTCCTGTTCATCCTGATCAATAACATGATCGGCCTGATCCCGGGAATGAAGCCCGGCACCGGCGCAATCGGCTCCACCGCCGCGCTCGCCATCTTCGCCTTCGTGTACTTCATCTACTACGGATGCAAGGCTCACGGCGTGATCGGCTACATCAAGAGCCTCGCCCCGCAGGGCGTGAGCTTCCCGATGAACGTGCTCGTGTGGGTCGTCGAGCTTTTCTCGACCTTCCTGCGCCTTATCACGCTCGCCGTCCGTCTGTTCTGCAACATGTTCGCAGGACACGTGGTCATGGGCTCGTTCGCCATCATGGCGAGCATGTTCATGCAGCCGCTGCTTCAGCAGGTTTCCGCGGCCCACGCCGTCGGCGCCCTGCCTTCGCTGGCCTGGCTTGCCATCCTCATCCTGATCTATGCGATCGAGCTTGTGGTCGGCGCTATCCAGGCTTACGTCTTCACGGTCCTTACCGCCGTGTATGTCTCCGAGGCAGAGGAGGTCGCGGAGGAGGAGTAG
- a CDS encoding type II toxin-antitoxin system RelE/ParE family toxin, producing the protein MSNQLHRYRIVLDYIEPWLDEQDEATLKQIYADLLVLEKEGPSLGRPLVDRVKGSKLHHLKELRVTSCGGQVIRILFAFDPKRQAVLLLAGDKSRAGSSRAKWNGWYAINIPRAEQIYRRHVRRLDRDGTA; encoded by the coding sequence ATGTCAAATCAGCTGCATCGGTACCGTATCGTGCTTGATTACATTGAACCTTGGCTTGATGAGCAGGATGAAGCTACGCTGAAGCAGATTTATGCAGACCTTTTGGTGCTCGAGAAGGAAGGTCCCAGCCTTGGTCGTCCGCTGGTTGACCGCGTAAAGGGCTCGAAGCTTCATCATTTAAAGGAGCTGAGAGTGACGTCGTGTGGTGGGCAGGTGATTCGCATCCTCTTCGCCTTTGACCCCAAGCGCCAGGCGGTATTGCTATTGGCGGGTGATAAGTCGCGAGCGGGATCGTCAAGGGCAAAATGGAACGGTTGGTATGCGATCAACATTCCAAGGGCCGAGCAAATATACCGTCGCCACGTAAGGAGGCTCGATCGAGATGGAACTGCATGA
- a CDS encoding M20/M25/M40 family metallo-hydrolase, which translates to MAEVWRFFAHEDDFADLDEAGACGRLGRVLSFPTISSMDAESVDWRPFDDLRAYMQQAWPRVFAAGEVELIDHSLLVTLAGSNPALKPVMLMGHMDVVPVVPGTEADWTHAPFSGHVGDTYIWGRGAIDMKDQVAGILEAVEYALAHGWQHERTLLLAFGQDEETTQYGAGAIGRALEERGVELEYLIDEGDYRIVSAAEYAAGEGWLMHADLAEKGYADIVLRTKSEGGHSSNPYGGTSLEVLSRAITAICDIEWPTRVTDLLAAQLVELGLYTADEIAANKDAIVRDCLASKKLYPLVTTTCAPTQIEGGSTGANVMPQDMWANINFRMLEGTSVADVVARCREAVAAAGLASRVEVELGPGSSEPSPSPRIGGPGLEAVRSVAARYFRDSKGTEENGSSEPLAIVPSTVIGATDAANYQRICPECIRFSAFVVDDDECDRGVHGTNERITRRAYLQGIRFLIALLQTF; encoded by the coding sequence ATGGCCGAGGTTTGGCGCTTCTTTGCGCACGAGGATGATTTTGCCGATCTGGATGAGGCCGGCGCGTGTGGGCGCCTGGGCCGCGTCCTGTCGTTTCCGACCATTTCGAGCATGGATGCCGAGTCGGTGGACTGGCGGCCGTTTGATGATCTGCGCGCCTATATGCAACAGGCGTGGCCGCGCGTGTTCGCGGCGGGCGAGGTTGAGCTCATCGACCATTCGCTGCTCGTGACGCTTGCCGGCTCCAACCCCGCCCTTAAGCCCGTTATGCTCATGGGCCACATGGACGTGGTCCCCGTGGTGCCGGGCACCGAGGCCGACTGGACACATGCCCCCTTTAGTGGGCACGTGGGCGACACCTACATCTGGGGCCGCGGCGCGATCGACATGAAAGACCAGGTCGCGGGCATTCTCGAGGCCGTTGAGTACGCACTGGCGCACGGTTGGCAGCACGAGCGCACGCTGCTGCTGGCCTTTGGCCAGGACGAGGAGACCACGCAGTACGGCGCGGGCGCCATCGGTCGCGCGCTCGAGGAGCGCGGCGTTGAGCTCGAATATCTAATCGACGAGGGCGACTACCGCATCGTCTCTGCTGCAGAGTACGCCGCGGGCGAAGGCTGGCTCATGCACGCCGACCTGGCCGAGAAAGGCTATGCCGACATCGTGCTCAGGACGAAAAGCGAGGGCGGGCATTCTTCCAACCCCTACGGCGGCACGTCGCTCGAGGTGCTCAGCCGTGCTATCACCGCAATCTGCGATATCGAATGGCCGACGCGCGTGACCGACCTGCTTGCCGCGCAGCTCGTCGAGCTGGGGCTCTACACGGCCGATGAAATTGCCGCCAACAAGGACGCCATCGTGCGCGATTGCCTCGCTAGCAAAAAGCTCTATCCGCTCGTAACGACCACCTGTGCGCCGACCCAGATTGAGGGCGGCAGCACCGGCGCCAACGTGATGCCGCAGGACATGTGGGCCAACATCAACTTCCGTATGCTCGAGGGCACGAGCGTGGCCGACGTCGTGGCGCGCTGCCGTGAGGCGGTTGCCGCGGCGGGGCTTGCCAGCCGCGTTGAGGTCGAGCTCGGCCCCGGCAGCTCCGAACCCTCGCCGTCCCCGCGCATTGGCGGCCCTGGCCTCGAAGCGGTTCGCTCCGTTGCCGCCCGCTATTTCCGTGATTCAAAGGGGACGGAGGAAAACGGATCATCCGAGCCGTTGGCGATCGTTCCGTCTACTGTTATCGGTGCGACCGACGCCGCCAACTACCAGCGCATTTGTCCTGAGTGCATTCGCTTTTCGGCCTTTGTGGTGGACGATGACGAGTGCGACCGCGGCGTCCACGGCACCAACGAGCGCATTACCCGCCGAGCCTACCTCCAGGGCATCCGCTTCCTCATCGCCCTGCTCCAAACGTTCTAG
- a CDS encoding L-threonylcarbamoyladenylate synthase, producing MQTVYRVYEGAREPHRLAVERTAELLGRGGLALIPTETVYGVAVAVNAFSDAVPQDTSEPLPWPRDPQAAVNGAAVPALGTGYRRIFTLKQRELTQTVAWLVDDAEALDRYGVDIPNEARVLARRCWPGALTIVVKAAPCVPTFMRAADNTVALRASASPVVQALIRACGSPLACTSANTHGAPAPASFATVEERILEGVDVAVDAGETPCRDASTIVSFQHGELQILRQGALPASEIERVLSDPMQ from the coding sequence ATGCAGACGGTCTATCGGGTATACGAGGGAGCGCGCGAGCCACATCGGCTTGCAGTCGAGCGCACGGCCGAGCTACTCGGTCGCGGCGGCCTGGCGCTTATTCCAACCGAGACGGTCTACGGTGTCGCCGTGGCGGTCAACGCCTTCTCGGATGCCGTTCCACAAGATACAAGTGAACCTCTGCCGTGGCCGCGCGATCCGCAGGCCGCCGTCAACGGCGCCGCGGTCCCTGCACTCGGTACCGGCTATCGTCGCATCTTTACCCTCAAGCAGCGCGAGCTCACCCAAACGGTTGCCTGGCTGGTCGATGATGCCGAGGCACTCGACCGCTATGGCGTGGATATCCCTAACGAGGCCCGCGTGCTCGCCCGACGATGCTGGCCGGGCGCCCTGACTATCGTGGTCAAGGCGGCCCCCTGCGTGCCGACCTTTATGCGCGCCGCCGACAACACGGTGGCACTTCGCGCTTCGGCCTCGCCCGTGGTGCAAGCGCTCATCCGCGCCTGCGGCAGCCCTCTTGCCTGCACCAGCGCCAACACGCACGGCGCGCCCGCGCCGGCAAGTTTTGCCACGGTGGAGGAGCGCATCCTGGAGGGGGTCGATGTGGCCGTCGATGCCGGTGAGACCCCGTGTCGCGACGCCTCAACCATCGTGTCGTTTCAGCACGGCGAGCTCCAGATCCTGCGCCAAGGCGCGCTTCCCGCATCAGAGATCGAACGGGTCCTGTCCGACCCGATGCAATAG
- a CDS encoding ATPase produces the protein MGVIGYGLGVIGAGLAIGLSALGATGAMARQPEVQGRVFTVFIMGSAFGEALALIGFVVALIVK, from the coding sequence GTGGGAGTTATCGGTTACGGTCTCGGTGTTATCGGCGCTGGTCTTGCTATCGGCCTGTCTGCTCTGGGTGCTACGGGTGCTATGGCCCGTCAGCCTGAGGTCCAGGGCCGCGTGTTCACCGTCTTCATCATGGGCTCCGCCTTCGGCGAGGCTCTGGCTCTGATCGGCTTCGTTGTCGCGCTGATCGTTAAATAG
- a CDS encoding amino acid ABC transporter ATP-binding protein, which produces MADTATTGVAAAQTKEPLIRVEGLRKSFGSLEVLKGIDLAVNPGEVVTIIGASGSGKSTLLRCLNLLETPDTGHIWFHGQDLTAERCNINKLREDIGMVFQGFNLFNNMDVLDNCTLAPVTLKKMSKDQAEQVAMEHLASVGLEKFAHAAVGRLSGGQKQRVAIARALCMNPQIMLFDEPTSALDPEIVGEVLDVMRKLAADGMTMVVVTHEMAFARTVSDRVVFMDQGVVLEDAAPAELFGNPKHQRTREFLSRYLEDK; this is translated from the coding sequence ATGGCAGATACCGCCACTACCGGCGTTGCGGCCGCGCAAACCAAAGAGCCGCTCATCCGCGTTGAGGGCCTGCGCAAGAGCTTTGGCTCGCTTGAGGTGCTTAAGGGCATCGACCTCGCTGTCAATCCCGGTGAGGTCGTCACCATCATCGGCGCCTCGGGCTCGGGTAAGTCGACGCTGCTGCGTTGCCTCAACCTGCTCGAGACTCCGGACACGGGCCACATCTGGTTCCACGGTCAGGATCTCACGGCCGAGCGCTGCAACATCAACAAGCTGCGCGAGGACATCGGCATGGTGTTCCAGGGCTTCAACCTGTTCAACAACATGGATGTGCTCGACAACTGCACGCTCGCGCCCGTCACGCTCAAAAAGATGAGCAAAGATCAGGCCGAACAGGTCGCAATGGAGCACCTGGCGAGCGTGGGACTCGAAAAATTCGCCCATGCCGCGGTTGGTCGCCTGTCCGGTGGCCAAAAGCAGCGCGTTGCCATCGCCCGCGCCCTGTGCATGAACCCGCAGATCATGCTGTTTGACGAGCCTACCTCCGCGCTCGATCCCGAGATCGTGGGCGAGGTGCTCGACGTCATGCGCAAGCTCGCCGCCGACGGCATGACCATGGTCGTCGTTACCCACGAGATGGCCTTCGCACGCACCGTGTCCGACCGCGTGGTCTTTATGGACCAGGGCGTGGTGCTCGAGGACGCCGCGCCGGCCGAGCTCTTTGGCAATCCTAAGCACCAGCGCACCCGCGAGTTCCTCTCGCGCTATCTTGAGGACAAATAA
- a CDS encoding helix-turn-helix domain-containing protein — MELHEYMESRGITRDSITAEQERTRDRIEAYKLAQIRRLKDLTQASVAQSMGVSQKRVSELERGELGSMRLDTLSRYAESLGGKLVASIEFPDRTVTLAR, encoded by the coding sequence ATGGAACTGCATGAGTATATGGAATCTCGCGGGATAACACGCGACTCCATTACCGCCGAGCAGGAGAGGACTCGCGATCGTATCGAAGCCTATAAGCTTGCTCAGATTCGCAGGTTAAAAGATCTAACACAGGCGTCGGTCGCCCAGTCGATGGGCGTTTCTCAAAAACGTGTATCCGAGCTCGAGCGTGGGGAGTTGGGTTCGATGAGGCTCGACACGCTGAGCAGGTACGCAGAGAGCCTCGGCGGAAAACTGGTTGCAAGCATCGAGTTTCCCGATCGTACCGTTACGCTTGCGCGCTAA
- a CDS encoding F0F1 ATP synthase subunit delta produces the protein MPTSRYQDKVLETYARSLLEAAKAENHVFEDLEMIERLASASPEIIAVLDTMSKRDQLDLLPKVAAAFKYVAEEDEDVVGVTVTTAIPLDDELRQTITKKCEQDFGRKVFLIEQVDPSIVGGLVLEARGERRDISVKTQLRIAQETLANSANSYGGEA, from the coding sequence ATGCCGACTAGCCGCTATCAGGACAAGGTGCTCGAGACCTACGCGCGCTCCCTTTTGGAAGCCGCCAAGGCCGAGAACCATGTGTTCGAGGACCTCGAGATGATCGAGCGTCTGGCTAGCGCCAGCCCCGAGATCATCGCCGTGCTCGACACCATGTCCAAGCGCGACCAGCTCGACCTTCTTCCCAAGGTGGCAGCTGCCTTTAAGTATGTTGCCGAGGAAGACGAGGATGTAGTGGGCGTGACCGTCACCACGGCGATCCCGCTCGACGACGAGCTGCGTCAAACCATCACTAAGAAATGCGAGCAGGACTTCGGCCGCAAGGTATTCCTTATCGAGCAGGTCGACCCGTCTATTGTGGGCGGCCTGGTGCTCGAGGCCCGCGGCGAGCGTCGTGACATTTCCGTCAAGACGCAGCTGCGCATCGCGCAGGAGACCCTCGCAAACTCTGCTAATTCGTACGGAGGTGAAGCCTAA
- the upp gene encoding uracil phosphoribosyltransferase, which produces MTVTYDTSRVTLVDHPLVQHKLSILRDKSTGTNQFRQLVRELALFDGYEAMRDLPMEDVEVETPITTATFKQLAGKKLAIVPILRAGLGMVDGILDLVPSARVGHIGMERDEVTHEPHEYYCKMPKDIDQRICLVVDPMLATGGSAEMAISYLRERGVKDIRMLCIVAAPEGLKSLTEKDPDVHIYTCAIDDHLNEAAYIVPGLGDAGDRIYGTL; this is translated from the coding sequence ATGACCGTCACCTACGATACGTCCCGTGTGACCCTTGTCGATCACCCACTCGTCCAGCACAAGCTGTCGATCTTGCGCGACAAGAGCACTGGCACCAACCAGTTCCGCCAGCTCGTGCGCGAGCTTGCGCTCTTTGACGGTTACGAGGCCATGCGCGACCTGCCCATGGAAGACGTCGAGGTCGAGACTCCCATCACCACCGCCACGTTTAAGCAGCTTGCCGGCAAGAAGCTCGCCATCGTTCCCATCCTGCGCGCAGGCCTTGGCATGGTCGATGGCATCCTCGACTTGGTACCCTCCGCTCGCGTGGGCCACATCGGTATGGAGCGTGACGAGGTTACCCACGAGCCGCATGAGTATTACTGCAAGATGCCCAAGGATATCGACCAGCGCATCTGCCTGGTTGTTGACCCCATGCTCGCCACGGGCGGTTCGGCCGAGATGGCCATCAGCTACCTGCGCGAGCGCGGTGTTAAGGATATCCGCATGCTGTGTATCGTCGCCGCGCCCGAGGGCCTCAAGTCACTGACCGAAAAGGACCCCGACGTACATATTTATACCTGCGCCATCGATGACCATCTCAACGAGGCCGCCTACATCGTTCCCGGCCTGGGCGACGCCGGCGACCGCATCTACGGTACGCTCTAG
- the glpK gene encoding glycerol kinase GlpK, which yields MSLNLGSLGMEDASFSFGGSYIMALDCGTTSVLATIVDEYGCIVAQARRSVKTSFPRPGWVEQDPTEVLASQIGVMMEVQFKSGIHSDRIAAIGISNQRETTVVWDRISGQPIYNAIVWQCRRTAPLIDELVEQGAEELVRSRTGLTLDPYFSASKVQWILDNVDGARESAAAGDLMFGTIDTWLIYNLTGGQVFATDYTNASRTALFNIHALDWDDDLLALFDVPRSMMPEVRWSSGDYGCVASDIMTNMPPIMGVAGDQQASLFGHCCFHPGQTKNTYGTGCFMLMNTGDEIVESKNGLVSTIGIAADGKISYALEGSIFAAGSTMNWLRNNMGIISSVSESAQLATSINDNEGCYFVPAFAGLGAPWWDPHARGIVCGLTGASSRATIVRAACESMAYQSYDVLRAMEQDVGLSIERLSVDGGASRNEFIMQFQADLLDIPVLQCETVETTAIGAAYLAGLAVGYWEDLEELEQNAQIVKVFHPHMSAERRESNLAGWRDAVKRSLNTAQ from the coding sequence ATGTCGTTGAATCTAGGCAGCCTGGGCATGGAAGACGCCTCGTTTAGCTTTGGCGGTTCCTACATCATGGCGCTCGACTGCGGCACTACCTCGGTACTCGCGACCATCGTCGACGAGTACGGCTGCATCGTCGCCCAGGCGCGTCGTAGCGTCAAAACCAGCTTCCCGCGCCCCGGCTGGGTGGAGCAGGATCCCACGGAGGTGCTTGCCAGCCAGATCGGCGTGATGATGGAGGTCCAGTTTAAGAGCGGCATCCATTCTGACCGCATTGCCGCCATCGGTATCTCTAACCAGCGCGAGACCACGGTGGTGTGGGACCGCATAAGCGGCCAACCCATCTATAACGCCATCGTGTGGCAATGCCGTCGCACCGCACCTCTGATCGACGAGCTGGTCGAGCAGGGCGCAGAAGAGCTGGTGCGCTCCCGCACGGGGCTTACGCTCGACCCGTATTTCTCGGCCTCCAAGGTGCAGTGGATTCTCGACAACGTCGACGGTGCGCGTGAGAGCGCGGCGGCGGGCGACCTCATGTTCGGCACCATCGACACCTGGCTCATCTACAACCTCACCGGCGGTCAGGTCTTTGCCACCGACTACACCAATGCCAGCCGCACCGCGCTCTTTAATATCCATGCGCTCGATTGGGACGACGATCTGCTGGCGCTTTTCGACGTCCCGCGTTCCATGATGCCCGAGGTTCGTTGGAGCTCGGGCGACTACGGCTGCGTTGCGAGCGACATCATGACCAACATGCCACCCATCATGGGCGTGGCGGGCGACCAGCAGGCGTCGCTGTTCGGCCACTGCTGCTTCCATCCCGGCCAGACCAAAAACACCTATGGCACGGGCTGCTTTATGCTCATGAACACAGGCGACGAGATCGTCGAATCCAAGAACGGTTTGGTCTCCACGATCGGTATCGCCGCGGACGGCAAGATCAGCTATGCGCTCGAGGGTTCTATCTTTGCCGCCGGCTCAACCATGAACTGGCTGCGCAACAACATGGGCATCATCTCGAGCGTGAGCGAGTCCGCGCAACTCGCCACTTCGATTAACGACAACGAGGGCTGCTACTTCGTTCCCGCCTTCGCAGGCCTGGGCGCTCCCTGGTGGGACCCGCATGCTCGCGGTATCGTGTGCGGCCTGACCGGTGCCTCGAGTCGCGCGACCATCGTGCGTGCGGCTTGCGAGTCCATGGCCTACCAGAGTTATGACGTGCTACGCGCCATGGAGCAGGACGTGGGACTTTCGATTGAGCGCCTGTCCGTCGATGGCGGTGCCTCGCGCAACGAGTTCATCATGCAATTCCAGGCCGATCTGCTGGATATCCCCGTGCTGCAGTGCGAGACGGTGGAGACCACGGCGATCGGCGCCGCGTACTTGGCGGGCCTTGCCGTCGGCTATTGGGAGGATTTGGAGGAGCTGGAGCAAAACGCTCAGATCGTCAAAGTCTTCCATCCTCACATGTCCGCCGAGCGCCGTGAGAGCAACCTCGCTGGTTGGCGTGATGCCGTCAAGCGTTCGCTCAACACCGCTCAGTAG